The following proteins are encoded in a genomic region of Streptomyces lunaelactis:
- a CDS encoding helix-turn-helix domain-containing protein: MDAAQQETTARARELQRSWYGEPLGALFRRLIDDLGLNQARLAAVLGLSAPMLSQLMSGQRAKIGNPAVVQRVQALQELASQVADGSVSASEATERMEEVKKSQGGSVLTGTTHSTSSSGAPTVRRVVREIQSLLRSVAAAGDIIDAADSLAPSHPELAEFLRVYGAGRTADAVAHYESHQN, encoded by the coding sequence ATGGACGCCGCACAGCAGGAAACGACCGCAAGAGCCAGAGAGCTGCAGCGCAGCTGGTACGGAGAGCCGCTGGGGGCGCTCTTCCGTCGGCTCATCGATGACCTCGGTCTGAACCAGGCCCGGCTCGCGGCGGTGCTCGGTCTTTCGGCTCCGATGCTCTCGCAGCTGATGAGCGGCCAGCGCGCCAAGATCGGCAATCCTGCGGTGGTCCAACGGGTACAGGCGCTGCAGGAGTTGGCGAGTCAGGTCGCCGACGGCAGCGTCAGCGCCTCCGAGGCCACCGAGCGGATGGAAGAGGTCAAGAAGTCGCAGGGCGGCTCCGTGCTGACCGGCACCACTCACAGCACCAGCAGCTCGGGTGCGCCGACGGTGCGCCGTGTCGTACGGGAGATCCAGTCGCTGCTGCGCTCGGTGGCGGCCGCGGGCGACATCATCGATGCGGCGGACTCCCTCGCCCCGAGCCACCCGGAGCTGGCAGAGTTCCTCCGGGTGTACGGCGCGGGGCGCACTGCCGACGCGGTCGCCCACTACGAGTCGCACCAGAACTGA
- a CDS encoding DUF6344 domain-containing protein: MAAFKVKSLWTAFITAFFALLASAGLTTAAAAAQQPAVQTPDRALRSALPKQARRQAVRATVPVPNTRWSPTARDRSLPPTIKQRIRAEAHGSSPATRHLSAIDADDELSSDADPVADPALAAA; encoded by the coding sequence ATGGCCGCCTTCAAGGTCAAGAGTCTGTGGACCGCGTTCATCACCGCATTCTTTGCGCTGCTTGCCTCGGCGGGTCTGACCACCGCGGCCGCCGCCGCGCAGCAGCCCGCCGTGCAGACGCCGGACCGGGCGCTCCGGTCGGCCCTGCCGAAGCAGGCGCGCCGGCAAGCTGTGCGGGCGACGGTACCCGTGCCCAATACACGATGGAGCCCGACGGCGCGCGACAGGTCACTGCCGCCCACGATCAAGCAGCGCATCCGCGCCGAGGCCCATGGATCGTCTCCCGCGACCCGTCACCTGTCCGCGATCGACGCCGACGATGAGCTGAGCTCCGACGCGGACCCGGTCGCGGACCCGGCGCTCGCCGCGGCATGA